The following nucleotide sequence is from Methylocella tundrae.
CGCTATGCCCTTGGGCCGTCGTTTCTCGATTGGACGTCGCAGCCATCGCCCTATCGTTTATTCGAAGGCTGCCGCCGTGTGTTGTTGCCGCTGCCCAGCGCAAAAGAGACCGCGCTGTTTCCGGGCTCCGCCGCCGAGCCGGCGCCGCTCGATCAAGACGCTCTTGGCCTGTTTCTGGAGCTCGCCTTCGGGCTCAGCGCATGGAAGAACTATGAAGGATCAACCTGGGCGCTGCGCAACAATCCCTCAAGCGGCAATCTGCATCCAACCGAGGCCTATCTCGTCATCGACAGTATGGCCGGCGTCGGCGATAAAGCCGCGCTCTATCACTATGCGCCGCTCGGCCATGAGCTGGAGGAACGGGCAATCTATGCCGGCGCCCGCGTCCTGCCGGCGCGCGGCTTCGCCCTTGCGCTCAGCTCGATCCCGTGGCGGGAGGCATGGAAATATGGCGAGCGCGCCTTCCGCTATTGTCAGCTCGACGCGGGACATGCGATTGGCTCCGTTGCGCAAGCCGCCGCGGCGCTCGGCTGGAGCGCCCGCCTCTTGCCGGAGCCTTCCGACGAAGATGTTGCAGCGCTCCTCGGCCTCACGCGGGCGGACGCGGCGCATCGCCGCGAGCCGGAGCATCCGGACCTTCTGCTTTGGGTCGCGACGGATGATGCGCCCATGCATCCTATCGATATGCGCCCATTGGTCGATGCGGCGCGCGTTTGGCGCGGGACCGCCAATCGGCTGAGTGAAGATCATGACGGATGGCCGCTGGTCGATCTCGCGGCGCAGTTTTGCCGCAAGCCGCGCATGATCGCGCAAGACCCGGCTCCATCGCATCAGAGCGCAACGCCGGCGCCGGATTTTGGCAAGATCGAGGTGGCCGAGGTCGTTCGCCGGCGCCGAAGCGCGCAACGCTTCGACGGGGAAGCGATTTTGCCGCGCGCCTCCTTTAGCGCG
It contains:
- a CDS encoding SagB/ThcOx family dehydrogenase; translated protein: MNSHTDDRMPADIRGYHQRTKHAPNRYALGPSFLDWTSQPSPYRLFEGCRRVLLPLPSAKETALFPGSAAEPAPLDQDALGLFLELAFGLSAWKNYEGSTWALRNNPSSGNLHPTEAYLVIDSMAGVGDKAALYHYAPLGHELEERAIYAGARVLPARGFALALSSIPWREAWKYGERAFRYCQLDAGHAIGSVAQAAAALGWSARLLPEPSDEDVAALLGLTRADAAHRREPEHPDLLLWVATDDAPMHPIDMRPLVDAARVWRGTANRLSEDHDGWPLVDLAAQFCRKPRMIAQDPAPSHQSATPAPDFGKIEVAEVVRRRRSAQRFDGEAILPRASFSAMLAALAPGAKPLLAAFPWPAALTLLLFVHRVDGVEPGLYALERNRQAAARLRAAAPAFDWAPVDLDGSPLYRLRGGAVEKEATRLACLQPISGNGCFSLAMVADFDHTLREDGAFGYRRLHWEAGLIGQSLYLWATAAGLSGTGIGCFFDDEVHALLGLPVAETQFQDLYHFTVGAPIEDPRILTLPAYSDERRGDL